A genome region from Petrotoga sibirica DSM 13575 includes the following:
- the hisF gene encoding imidazole glycerol phosphate synthase subunit HisF, whose translation MLTKRIVAALDIKEGRVVKGVQFENIQDAGDPVQLAKKYEKDGVDEIVFLDITASKEKRNILKNLVEEIAKELFIPFTVGGGLKTVEQMVEIIKCGADKVFINTAAVENPNLIKESSKIIGSSNVVVAIDAKKDAESEKYYVYTHGGSKKTDLDVVDWARKCQELGAGEVLVTSMNTDGVKKGYDLNLTKQIVDAVEIPVIASGGAGEVKDFIDVFQIGADAALAASIFHFGIYSAKDLKIQLKKVGINVRL comes from the coding sequence ATGCTGACAAAAAGAATAGTGGCCGCCTTGGATATAAAAGAAGGAAGAGTTGTAAAGGGGGTACAATTTGAGAATATACAAGACGCAGGAGATCCAGTACAATTAGCCAAAAAATATGAAAAAGATGGGGTGGATGAGATCGTATTCTTAGATATAACTGCATCTAAAGAAAAACGTAATATACTCAAAAATCTTGTTGAGGAGATTGCCAAAGAACTTTTCATTCCTTTCACCGTAGGTGGTGGATTGAAAACGGTAGAACAAATGGTAGAAATAATAAAATGTGGAGCAGATAAAGTGTTTATAAATACAGCTGCTGTTGAAAATCCAAATTTAATTAAAGAAAGTTCAAAAATAATAGGGAGCTCCAACGTAGTGGTAGCGATAGATGCAAAAAAAGATGCTGAAAGCGAGAAGTACTATGTATACACACATGGAGGAAGTAAAAAAACGGATTTAGACGTTGTTGACTGGGCTAGAAAGTGCCAAGAATTGGGAGCCGGGGAAGTGTTAGTTACTTCTATGAACACCGATGGTGTAAAAAAAGGGTACGACTTGAATTTAACCAAACAAATAGTTGACGCTGTAGAAATCCCAGTTATTGCCTCAGGTGGGGCAGGAGAAGTTAAAGATTTTATCGATGTTTTTCAAATCGGTGCAGATGCCGCTCTTGCTGCATCCATATTCCATTTTGGTATCTACAGTGCAAAAGACCTCAAAATTCAATTGAAGAAGGTGGGAATAAATGTTAGATTATGA
- a CDS encoding ATP phosphoribosyltransferase regulatory subunit: MKKDIFAESQKLSNIVSKIRTVLVKHDFYELFPPSITKYSENLIKGLKFADGRNFYLLKPDVTSWLIDMDKVEEKEKIFYISEVLDENLSNVWQFGFEILNGKEIQIEEEILRLTIEILSLLDIKNFFIDVSSIRSWERILKGVPQYRDKILRAVELRNFEIIENLPLDEEVKVSIATLFNYRGKETNIPKLNTIIKNLNDPRIYIDLGTIKYMNYYEDVVFEIYSPDNGYLLGNGGQYRINGKYSCGMALNLDIIGEMMR; the protein is encoded by the coding sequence ATGAAAAAAGATATCTTTGCAGAATCTCAGAAATTATCAAATATTGTAAGCAAAATCAGAACTGTCCTAGTTAAACACGATTTTTATGAGCTGTTTCCTCCTTCTATAACAAAGTATTCCGAAAATTTAATAAAGGGACTAAAATTTGCAGATGGAAGAAATTTTTACCTTTTGAAACCCGATGTGACTTCTTGGCTGATCGACATGGATAAAGTAGAAGAAAAAGAAAAAATCTTTTACATTTCGGAAGTTTTAGATGAAAATTTATCCAATGTTTGGCAGTTCGGATTTGAAATATTAAATGGGAAAGAAATTCAAATCGAAGAAGAGATTCTGCGTTTAACCATCGAAATTCTATCACTGTTGGATATAAAAAATTTCTTTATAGACGTAAGCTCAATAAGGAGTTGGGAGAGAATTTTAAAAGGAGTTCCACAATACAGAGATAAAATTTTAAGGGCTGTTGAGCTGAGAAATTTCGAGATTATTGAAAATCTCCCGTTGGATGAGGAGGTAAAAGTATCCATAGCAACTCTTTTCAATTACAGAGGAAAAGAAACAAACATTCCAAAATTAAACACAATAATTAAAAACCTTAACGACCCCAGAATATACATAGACCTTGGAACAATTAAATACATGAATTACTATGAGGATGTTGTATTTGAAATCTATTCACCGGATAATGGTTACCTTTTAGGCAACGGTGGTCAATACAGGATAAACGGCAAATATTCGTGTGGAATGGCTTTAAATTTGGATATTATAGGAGAGATGATGAGATGA
- a CDS encoding alpha-amylase family glycosyl hydrolase produces the protein MTFYELYLRSFYDSNGDGLGDLQGLKQKLDYLCDLGIDHVWLLPIMKSPAFHGYTVSNFFEVNPVYGDLKDLREALEEGHKKGIKFILDLPINHVAVTSEWFQRALKGEEPYKNWFIWANEKADLEEKRHWDESKIWQKIGDRYFYGIFGPASPDLNFESKELWEEIKRIFKFWLDNGFDGFRLDAAKHIFDFDLEKMRFHYQHEKNIEFWKEMVSYIKSIKKDALVISEVWDAPEIVRKYEGIFDIGFNFPLAEDLKMTLKNESPQDLVETLKKCMTEYLPNGKVLSMSGNFLTNHDMTRILSDLKDEKKVKLGFSILYTLPGIPFIYYGEETGMKGIPQDVNFTEDSQEPFHWYENGFGPGQTEWKGFKFNPPYSGESVEEQINQKNSILNTIKDLIRFRKSNPWIDDARIEILNFDQNMVKLRCYSQLNEFIAYYNLKSSKCSVLLENGDELLSIGNNKAVPGYVELSPYGVYLIKKS, from the coding sequence ATGACTTTTTATGAATTGTATTTACGCTCTTTTTATGATTCAAATGGCGACGGTCTTGGAGATTTACAGGGTTTAAAACAAAAATTGGATTACCTGTGTGATTTGGGAATAGATCATGTCTGGCTGCTACCAATTATGAAATCTCCAGCCTTTCACGGTTATACAGTCTCTAATTTTTTCGAGGTTAATCCTGTTTATGGGGATCTAAAAGATTTAAGAGAGGCATTAGAAGAGGGACACAAGAAAGGTATAAAATTCATCCTTGATCTTCCTATTAATCACGTGGCAGTTACATCAGAATGGTTTCAACGCGCACTTAAGGGAGAAGAGCCATACAAAAATTGGTTTATTTGGGCCAACGAGAAGGCTGATTTAGAAGAAAAAAGACATTGGGACGAAAGTAAAATCTGGCAAAAGATAGGTGATAGATATTTTTATGGCATTTTTGGTCCTGCCTCACCTGACCTTAATTTTGAAAGCAAAGAATTATGGGAAGAGATAAAAAGAATTTTTAAATTCTGGTTAGACAATGGTTTTGATGGCTTCAGACTGGATGCCGCAAAACACATTTTTGATTTTGACCTTGAAAAGATGAGGTTCCATTACCAACATGAAAAAAATATCGAATTCTGGAAAGAGATGGTTAGCTATATAAAATCGATAAAAAAAGATGCCTTAGTTATAAGTGAGGTATGGGATGCACCGGAAATTGTAAGAAAGTACGAAGGAATATTCGATATAGGTTTCAACTTCCCACTTGCAGAGGATTTAAAGATGACCTTAAAAAATGAATCACCTCAAGATCTAGTAGAAACATTGAAAAAATGTATGACAGAGTATTTACCAAATGGTAAGGTCCTATCTATGTCAGGTAATTTCTTAACTAATCACGACATGACAAGGATTCTGTCTGACTTAAAAGATGAAAAGAAAGTGAAGTTGGGCTTTTCAATTCTTTACACACTTCCTGGCATTCCCTTTATCTATTATGGTGAGGAAACAGGAATGAAAGGTATTCCGCAAGATGTTAATTTTACAGAAGACAGTCAAGAACCATTTCACTGGTATGAAAATGGTTTTGGGCCTGGTCAAACAGAATGGAAAGGCTTTAAATTCAACCCTCCATATTCAGGTGAATCTGTCGAAGAACAGATAAACCAAAAAAATTCCATTTTAAACACCATAAAAGATTTGATTCGATTTAGAAAGTCTAACCCCTGGATCGATGATGCACGAATTGAGATTTTGAATTTTGACCAAAATATGGTAAAATTAAGGTGTTATAGTCAATTAAATGAATTTATAGCTTATTATAACCTAAAATCTTCCAAATGCTCCGTTTTGCTTGAAAATGGAGATGAATTACTGTCTATTGGAAACAATAAAGCAGTACCAGGTTATGTTGAACTTTCACCTTACGGTGTTTATTTAATCAAAAAAAGTTGA
- the hisB gene encoding imidazoleglycerol-phosphate dehydratase HisB, with product MRRKTDETDIEINYSKELFVDTGDLVLNHLLKTLFYYMEKDVIIKAKFDLNHHLWEDMGITIGQFLKNEVEGKKIKRFGTSILPMDDALILVSIDISRSYTNIDINIKDSEKGFDLGNFKELVLGLSRYLQSTIHMKQINGENAHHIIEASFKALGSALKTALEPSDKHESTNRVYEV from the coding sequence ATGAGAAGAAAAACTGACGAAACAGACATAGAAATCAATTATTCTAAAGAATTATTTGTTGATACCGGGGATCTTGTTCTGAATCATTTATTGAAAACTCTATTCTACTACATGGAAAAGGACGTAATCATCAAGGCAAAGTTCGACCTTAATCACCATTTATGGGAAGATATGGGAATAACAATCGGCCAATTTTTAAAGAATGAAGTGGAAGGCAAGAAGATAAAAAGGTTCGGAACCTCTATATTACCAATGGACGACGCTCTTATACTCGTTTCGATTGATATTTCAAGATCTTATACAAATATAGATATCAACATTAAAGACTCTGAAAAAGGCTTTGACCTAGGCAACTTCAAAGAATTAGTTCTAGGGCTATCAAGGTATTTGCAATCAACTATCCATATGAAGCAAATAAATGGTGAAAACGCTCATCATATAATTGAAGCTTCTTTCAAGGCTTTGGGTAGCGCTTTAAAAACTGCCCTTGAACCAAGTGACAAACACGAAAGTACAAATAGAGTTTACGAAGTCTAG
- the hisD gene encoding histidinol dehydrogenase, producing MMELQNYVSQILEDIKNNGMPAVKKYSKQFDNYNGDLELKVEEWNIDEEIPAQDKEIIEKTIQRLENYHLKQKTEDIFYSNEYNSTYGLINRPINRIGIYVPGGKPLPSSLLMVAIPAKIAGVKEMLITSSPKDGVINPYIIYIAKKLGIKEVYKIGGIQAIAAMTYGIGMKKADKIFGPGNQYVNEAKRQVFGEVGIDSLAGPSEICVIADETAKPEYILNDLLSQLEHGYESRSFLITTSKKLYEYCQREGIERYLFKSMEDCAAKTNEIAPEHLEIMTKDPESVLPLIQNAGAVYLGDYTPVPAADYFLGVNHVLPTGGAARFSSVLNLSDFTKKISIAKVSKEELLKERYLGIRMAEIEGMYQHKKSMEVRK from the coding sequence ATAATGGAATTACAGAACTACGTTTCACAGATATTGGAGGACATAAAAAACAACGGAATGCCTGCAGTAAAAAAGTATTCAAAACAATTCGATAATTATAATGGTGATTTAGAATTAAAAGTTGAAGAATGGAATATCGACGAAGAAATCCCCGCGCAAGATAAAGAAATTATAGAAAAAACGATTCAAAGATTGGAGAATTACCATCTAAAACAAAAAACAGAGGATATTTTTTATTCCAATGAATACAACTCAACTTATGGACTGATTAATAGACCAATAAACAGGATAGGTATCTATGTTCCAGGTGGTAAACCTCTACCTTCGAGTTTGTTGATGGTCGCTATTCCAGCCAAAATTGCAGGTGTAAAAGAAATGTTGATCACTTCCTCTCCAAAAGACGGGGTAATAAACCCTTACATCATCTATATAGCAAAAAAGTTGGGGATAAAAGAAGTTTACAAAATTGGTGGAATTCAAGCTATTGCTGCTATGACATACGGCATCGGTATGAAGAAAGCAGATAAAATATTTGGTCCTGGAAACCAATACGTGAATGAAGCAAAAAGACAGGTGTTTGGAGAAGTTGGAATAGACAGCTTGGCAGGACCATCAGAAATCTGCGTGATAGCAGATGAGACAGCAAAACCAGAATACATTCTAAACGACTTGCTCTCCCAACTTGAACATGGTTATGAATCTAGATCTTTCTTAATCACTACTTCTAAAAAATTATATGAATATTGCCAAAGAGAGGGGATAGAGAGATATCTTTTCAAAAGTATGGAAGATTGTGCAGCTAAAACCAACGAAATAGCGCCTGAGCATTTAGAGATAATGACAAAAGATCCTGAATCAGTACTACCTCTCATACAAAATGCAGGGGCTGTTTATTTGGGAGATTACACACCTGTACCCGCAGCGGATTATTTCTTGGGTGTTAACCACGTACTTCCAACAGGTGGTGCAGCACGTTTCTCCTCGGTTTTGAACCTATCAGATTTTACAAAAAAAATATCCATCGCAAAAGTGAGTAAAGAAGAATTGTTAAAAGAGAGATACTTAGGTATAAGAATGGCGGAAATCGAAGGTATGTACCAACACAAAAAATCTATGGAGGTGAGGAAATGA
- the hisC gene encoding histidinol-phosphate transaminase, giving the protein MKFNPILKSFEEYKPSNTYINDGFIDLSKNENPFDLSLDLKKIFFQKITETNINRYPELTADNIRQKIATFLNSYFSKYNIDLDMNNIVVGNGSDETISYLVKIFSGKDVIVCPPTFEMYEFYSVLNGLSVKKIPLNTNYEIKDIDKAADDQTSMIFICSPNNPTGNLQPQKEILKALKTGSPVIVDEAYADFSKTSMIQYLKDYPNLIILKTFSKAFGLAGIRAGILIANEEIVKQIMKIKSPYSFNVLTEKMVETLLENYNLILEKIDYIIEERNKLSKELGRVALKSDANFILLDFDKTDGLTAKAVYNYFLENKILLRKYSGTLENKIRVTVGTKEENQKFLALFKELVKNFDKQIKTYER; this is encoded by the coding sequence TTGAAATTCAACCCAATTTTAAAAAGTTTTGAGGAATACAAACCTTCTAATACTTATATCAACGATGGATTCATAGATCTCAGCAAAAATGAAAATCCCTTCGATCTTTCTTTAGACCTTAAAAAGATCTTTTTCCAAAAGATAACAGAAACAAACATAAATCGGTACCCCGAATTAACCGCTGACAACATCAGACAAAAAATAGCGACTTTCTTAAACTCATATTTTTCAAAATATAATATAGATCTTGACATGAACAACATAGTGGTTGGAAATGGAAGTGACGAGACGATATCTTACTTGGTTAAAATCTTTTCTGGAAAGGATGTAATAGTTTGTCCGCCTACTTTTGAAATGTACGAATTTTATTCCGTCCTCAATGGCCTTTCAGTAAAAAAAATCCCTTTGAATACCAATTACGAAATAAAAGACATAGATAAAGCCGCAGATGATCAAACGAGTATGATATTCATCTGCTCACCAAACAATCCTACGGGAAACTTGCAACCCCAAAAAGAGATCTTAAAAGCCTTAAAAACAGGATCCCCTGTAATTGTTGATGAAGCATATGCGGATTTCTCAAAAACAAGCATGATCCAGTATTTAAAAGACTACCCTAATCTTATAATATTAAAAACATTTTCCAAAGCGTTCGGATTGGCAGGTATCAGAGCAGGTATCTTAATAGCCAATGAAGAAATAGTTAAACAAATAATGAAAATAAAATCCCCTTACAGTTTCAACGTATTAACTGAAAAGATGGTAGAAACCTTATTAGAAAATTATAATCTCATTTTAGAAAAAATTGATTACATCATCGAAGAAAGAAATAAGCTTTCAAAAGAGCTTGGAAGAGTTGCCTTAAAAAGTGATGCTAATTTTATACTCCTGGATTTTGATAAAACAGATGGCTTAACAGCTAAAGCTGTTTACAACTACTTTTTAGAAAATAAAATACTTTTGAGAAAATACTCTGGGACTTTAGAAAATAAAATTAGAGTAACCGTTGGAACCAAAGAAGAAAATCAAAAGTTTTTAGCTCTTTTTAAAGAATTAGTCAAAAATTTTGATAAACAGATTAAGACTTACGAACGTTAA
- the hisH gene encoding imidazole glycerol phosphate synthase subunit HisH encodes MQKIVILNGGVGNFSNVQKAVGGIISNEISDIKTADKIILPGVGSFGIVSNNIFPLKDYILEHIDKNKPFLGICLGMQLLFKSSEEDEGTGFSYLPGKVVKFKNIKVPHIGWNSVEFTKDYLIFRGIENGSYFYFVHSYYVTTEEKYIISYTEYESRGKICRFASSVQKENVFGVQFHPEKSGEKGIKLLENFKNL; translated from the coding sequence ATGCAGAAAATAGTCATATTAAATGGTGGAGTCGGTAACTTTTCAAATGTTCAAAAAGCCGTCGGAGGCATTATTAGCAATGAAATAAGTGACATAAAAACAGCGGATAAAATAATACTACCAGGGGTAGGCTCTTTTGGAATAGTTTCAAACAATATATTTCCTCTAAAAGATTATATATTGGAACATATCGACAAAAACAAACCTTTTCTAGGTATATGTTTAGGAATGCAGCTGTTATTTAAAAGCAGTGAAGAAGATGAAGGCACGGGATTTTCATATTTACCTGGAAAAGTGGTTAAGTTTAAAAATATCAAAGTACCCCACATAGGTTGGAACAGTGTTGAATTTACAAAAGATTATCTGATTTTTCGAGGAATAGAAAATGGAAGTTACTTCTATTTTGTACATTCTTATTACGTAACAACTGAGGAAAAATACATAATTTCATACACAGAATACGAAAGCAGAGGAAAAATTTGTAGATTTGCATCAAGTGTTCAAAAGGAAAATGTATTCGGAGTGCAGTTCCATCCTGAAAAATCAGGCGAAAAAGGTATTAAATTATTAGAAAATTTTAAAAATCTATAA
- a CDS encoding transglycosylase SLT domain-containing protein, with protein MHKKRYTTIIMLLTFSLAAFSLSPYVNVNSQENAKEDITIKTVLFDFISSQYKVAVGKEMSQDRLHLLVSSIMEASKFFEISPLMIAAIIDTETNFKNIIGSYGEVGYMQLRPSTAQFVVNKYSELFESLNYTETSLDWIEDRLLVDPRYNILVGTAYLKYLMETHGDPYKAIGWYNGGGNIYYANKVVYKINRIAIRYPII; from the coding sequence ATGCACAAAAAACGATACACTACTATTATAATGCTCTTAACGTTTTCGTTGGCAGCGTTCTCTTTATCCCCCTATGTAAATGTTAACAGTCAAGAAAATGCCAAAGAAGATATAACGATTAAAACCGTTTTATTCGATTTTATTTCATCACAATACAAAGTAGCAGTTGGGAAGGAGATGTCGCAAGATAGGTTGCACTTGCTTGTTTCTTCCATTATGGAGGCCTCAAAATTCTTTGAAATATCTCCGCTGATGATTGCGGCAATAATTGACACAGAAACAAATTTCAAAAATATTATTGGCAGTTACGGAGAAGTAGGTTACATGCAACTCAGACCATCAACCGCACAGTTTGTTGTGAACAAATATTCTGAACTTTTTGAAAGCTTGAACTATACTGAAACAAGTTTAGATTGGATCGAAGATAGGCTTTTAGTAGATCCAAGGTACAACATACTAGTTGGTACAGCCTATTTGAAGTATTTGATGGAAACTCACGGCGATCCTTACAAAGCCATAGGTTGGTACAATGGCGGTGGGAATATTTATTACGCAAATAAAGTAGTCTATAAAATAAACAGAATTGCCATTAGATATCCCATCATTTAA
- a CDS encoding iron-containing alcohol dehydrogenase, whose translation MLNFKFVSPTRIIFGKKAEEKVGEEVKNYSNKILFHYGQGSIKKTGLYDKVVKSLKNVGVEFVELGGVQPNPRLSLVRKGIEICKKEDITFILAVGGGSVIDSAKAIAAGMKYDGDVWELYEGKGILKEALPVGVILTIPAAGSEASMGSVITNEDGWYKRAINYDILRPVFAIMNPELTYTLPPFQTAVGAVDMLTHVMERYFTNTQHVELTDRLSEATMRTIIHNAPLALKDPYNYDVRAEIMWAGTVAHNGLLGTGREEDWATHGIEHEVSGIYDVAHGAGLAVLFPAWMKYVYRHDLNRFARYAVNVWNVEADFFNLEKTALEGINRLEKYYKEDLKLPITLKELKVPDDRFEEMAQKATERGPVGNFVKLYKEDVLNILKLAR comes from the coding sequence ATGTTAAATTTTAAATTTGTAAGTCCGACACGAATAATCTTCGGGAAAAAAGCCGAAGAAAAGGTTGGGGAAGAGGTAAAAAATTATTCCAATAAGATTTTATTTCACTATGGGCAAGGAAGCATTAAAAAAACAGGTTTGTATGATAAAGTGGTAAAATCTTTAAAAAATGTAGGAGTTGAGTTTGTTGAATTGGGTGGTGTTCAACCCAATCCCAGATTAAGTTTGGTAAGAAAGGGCATCGAAATATGTAAAAAAGAAGATATTACTTTTATACTGGCTGTAGGTGGTGGAAGTGTAATAGATTCCGCAAAGGCCATAGCAGCAGGAATGAAGTATGATGGAGACGTGTGGGAATTGTACGAAGGGAAGGGAATTTTGAAAGAAGCGCTTCCCGTTGGTGTCATTCTAACCATACCTGCTGCTGGTAGCGAAGCTAGTATGGGATCGGTTATTACAAATGAAGATGGATGGTATAAAAGAGCAATAAATTATGATATTTTAAGACCGGTTTTTGCAATAATGAATCCTGAACTAACTTATACTCTACCACCTTTTCAAACAGCTGTAGGAGCGGTAGATATGTTAACCCACGTAATGGAGAGATACTTCACCAACACCCAACATGTTGAGTTAACCGATAGGTTGAGCGAAGCCACTATGAGAACTATAATCCACAATGCACCTTTAGCCCTTAAAGACCCTTACAATTACGACGTCAGAGCTGAAATTATGTGGGCTGGTACCGTTGCACATAACGGTTTATTAGGAACCGGAAGGGAAGAAGACTGGGCAACTCATGGTATAGAACATGAAGTGAGTGGCATTTACGATGTTGCACATGGAGCAGGTTTGGCTGTTTTATTCCCTGCTTGGATGAAATATGTTTATAGGCACGATTTAAACAGATTTGCTAGGTATGCTGTAAATGTTTGGAACGTCGAAGCTGATTTCTTTAACTTAGAAAAAACCGCTTTAGAGGGTATTAATAGACTTGAAAAATATTACAAAGAGGATTTAAAATTACCAATCACCTTGAAAGAATTGAAAGTTCCCGATGACAGATTCGAAGAAATGGCACAAAAGGCAACGGAAAGAGGACCTGTCGGTAATTTTGTAAAACTTTACAAGGAAGATGTTCTAAATATCTTAAAATTGGCAAGGTAA
- the hisG gene encoding ATP phosphoribosyltransferase, protein MSTALPSGRLLEDSKDFLKKIGINVKEPAHRELISYENGYTFYFPRAFDVPVYVENGVDIGICGSDVALERSNEVYIPLELPFGKCRMSIILPENREISFQKMEGYRIATKYPEITKNFFSEKGLKVKILKLNGAVELAAKTGIADAIVDIVDTGNTIQANNLKEAYKIMDISAVLLVNRITQKTKFDFINDLINKAKKYKNEENMN, encoded by the coding sequence ATATCAACAGCATTGCCATCAGGAAGATTACTGGAAGACAGCAAAGACTTTTTAAAAAAGATAGGTATTAATGTTAAAGAACCTGCCCACAGAGAACTTATATCTTATGAAAATGGTTATACCTTTTATTTTCCCAGAGCTTTTGATGTACCTGTATACGTAGAAAATGGGGTAGATATTGGGATATGCGGAAGTGACGTTGCCCTTGAAAGGAGCAACGAAGTTTATATACCATTAGAATTACCTTTTGGTAAATGTAGAATGAGTATCATTTTACCCGAAAACAGAGAAATATCTTTTCAAAAGATGGAAGGCTACAGAATAGCAACCAAATACCCTGAAATTACAAAAAATTTCTTTTCTGAAAAGGGTTTAAAAGTGAAAATACTTAAATTAAATGGAGCGGTAGAATTGGCAGCAAAAACCGGTATAGCGGATGCAATAGTAGATATTGTTGATACGGGAAACACGATACAAGCAAACAATTTAAAAGAAGCATACAAGATAATGGATATCTCTGCGGTACTTTTGGTAAACAGGATAACCCAAAAGACTAAGTTCGATTTTATAAACGATTTAATAAATAAAGCAAAGAAATATAAAAACGAGGAAAATATGAATTAA
- the hisIE gene encoding bifunctional phosphoribosyl-AMP cyclohydrolase/phosphoribosyl-ATP diphosphatase HisIE yields MLDYEQIIDKLDWEKNNGLIPVIVQGLDGDVLTLGYMNKEALSKTLETGYVHYYSRSKERIRMKGETSGNYQKLKEVYVDCDNDTLLLKVDQTGPACHLGTKSCFRKIEHIDKLPESNIDYSLDFLNQLKEVIKDRKKNPKEGSYTTYLFNEGKEKIYKKFGEEAVEVLVAPNRERTIYETADMIYHLLVLLTYEGIDIGEVVQELKKRHSPEGGEQS; encoded by the coding sequence ATGTTAGATTATGAGCAAATAATAGACAAGTTAGACTGGGAAAAAAACAATGGCCTCATACCTGTAATAGTTCAAGGTCTCGATGGTGACGTATTAACTTTAGGTTATATGAACAAAGAAGCCCTTAGTAAAACTTTAGAAACAGGATATGTTCATTACTACTCTAGAAGCAAAGAAAGGATCAGAATGAAAGGAGAAACTAGCGGGAACTATCAAAAATTGAAAGAAGTGTACGTAGATTGTGATAATGACACATTACTCTTAAAAGTTGATCAAACGGGTCCAGCTTGCCACTTAGGAACTAAAAGTTGTTTTAGAAAAATTGAACATATCGATAAACTACCTGAATCCAATATAGATTACTCACTGGATTTTCTGAACCAATTAAAAGAAGTTATAAAAGATAGAAAAAAGAACCCCAAAGAAGGATCTTACACAACTTATTTGTTTAATGAAGGAAAGGAAAAAATCTATAAAAAGTTTGGAGAAGAAGCTGTTGAAGTTTTAGTTGCTCCAAATAGGGAAAGAACAATATATGAAACCGCTGATATGATTTATCATTTGTTGGTGTTATTAACCTACGAAGGAATAGATATAGGAGAAGTTGTTCAAGAATTAAAAAAGAGACATTCACCAGAGGGAGGTGAACAAAGTTGA
- the hisA gene encoding 1-(5-phosphoribosyl)-5-((5-phosphoribosylamino)methylideneamino)imidazole-4-carboxamide isomerase, protein MKIIPAIDLMNKKVVRLFKGSKNEIKEYGDPIEIAKEFSKYVDLIHIVDLDGAFEGIVKNLDVVKQIIQSTGLKVELGGGLRTFESIKDAYEIGVSYVIIGTAAFNLEFLENVTNAFNNITISLDVENGTLKTKGWLENSQITLEDAFSIFKKYTNRFIYTDTSKDGTLEGVSLNIKRFWQDEEIIYAGGVTKKEDLKKLKKIGFNGAIIGKALYEGKINLQELRGEQ, encoded by the coding sequence ATAAAAATAATACCCGCAATAGACCTTATGAACAAAAAAGTGGTAAGACTCTTCAAAGGTAGCAAAAATGAAATAAAAGAATACGGAGATCCAATCGAAATAGCCAAAGAATTTTCAAAATATGTTGATCTTATTCACATTGTTGACTTAGATGGAGCTTTTGAAGGCATTGTAAAAAATTTAGATGTTGTAAAACAAATAATCCAATCAACTGGGTTGAAAGTTGAACTGGGTGGAGGATTAAGAACCTTTGAAAGCATAAAAGATGCCTACGAAATAGGTGTGAGCTATGTAATTATAGGTACGGCAGCCTTTAACTTAGAATTCTTAGAAAATGTCACCAATGCTTTTAACAATATCACCATAAGTTTGGATGTCGAGAACGGAACTTTAAAAACAAAAGGTTGGTTAGAAAACTCACAAATTACCTTAGAAGATGCTTTTTCTATTTTTAAAAAATACACCAACAGATTCATATATACAGACACAAGCAAAGATGGAACTTTAGAAGGTGTTTCTTTAAACATAAAAAGATTCTGGCAAGATGAAGAAATAATTTATGCTGGGGGCGTAACTAAAAAAGAAGATTTAAAAAAATTGAAAAAAATAGGTTTCAATGGGGCTATAATAGGAAAAGCTCTCTACGAAGGTAAAATCAATTTGCAGGAGTTAAGAGGTGAACAATAA